The genomic interval GCCCTGATTGAGCAGGATTTGAAAAAACTTAACAGCGAAATTGATTCAATTCAGGACAATATAGTTTCTTTATCCACCGAGGTAGCTTCAATAAGGGCTGAATTGGAGACTAAAAAAAGTGAAATTCTTGAAAGAGAAAACGATATTGCTCTTTTAAACAAGGATTTTTTTGAGAAGAAACTCAAGTCTGAGAGGCTTGAAACAGAGATAAAAAACAAAACTGAACAATTGGAAAATTTAAGAAAAAGGCTTGAGAATTACGAAACAGAGTTAAAACTTTTTGAAAAAGAGTTAACCGATTTAGATGAAAAGGAGAATAAGGAAAAGCAAAACCTTGACCTTGCAAAAGAGGATTTTGAATCTCTAAGTATAAAAACAGAATCCCTTTCCGCTCAGGTTGCCTCTTTTAAAGAGGAATTAAAAAGTAAAGAAGAAGAATATTTTTCCATAGACAGAGAATTAAAGGATTTTGAAACTGAAAGTTATAAAATCTCTTCTGATTTAAATTATTCTAAAAAAGAAAAAGAATCAGTGTTGTCTGAATTTGAAAACAAAAAACAAGAGATAAAAGAAATAGAAGAAAAAATAAATGAATTTAAAGAGAAAATAGAAAATGTGAAAGTAAATATTGAAGAGTTGACAACAAAAATAGGTGAATTAAGGGAGTTAAAACAGGAGCTTGCCTTCAGGCTGGAAGAATTAAATCAGGCATTAACAAATAAGGAAAATGAGAAAAACTCGCTTTTAGTTGAAATAAAAACCCTTGAAAATAGATATTCTCAGATAAAGGGTTTTCTTGAAAATAGAGAAGGGTTTTCAGAAAATGTTAAAAAATTGATTAAAGAAAAGTCAGAGTTGATTTCAGGGGTAATAGGGGATTTTATTGAAGCAAAAGACATAAAGGTTAATTTTTTTGATAATTTTATTTCCCGATTTTATCAGATAATTGTTCCTAAAAATAAAGAAAGTTTTGAAAAACTTGTAGAATACTGTGATGAAAAAGGTCTTAAGGGAATAGGAATTCTTAATCCTGATGCAATCCCTTCTAAAGGAGAAAATATAGAAAATTCTTTAACTGATTTTCTTATTTTCAAAGAAAATCTCCCTGAAAAATTTAAATCTTTTTTGAAAAATTTCTTGATAGAAAACAGTAACAAAACTATTGAAAAGAATGCAGTTTTTATAAATGGAGATTATTATTTTGCAGATAGTGGAATTTATTACATAGGGACAAAGGATGAGAATGGTTTTCTCTCTTTAAAGGCAAGGCTTAAGGAAATTGAATTGAAATTAATTGATTTAAAAGGCAATGAAAAAGCAATAAATGAGGAGATTGACAACCTGAAATTTGAGAGAGATGAAATTTTAAATGAAATTAATCGGGTTAATATAAACCTTGAAGAATTGCAGGAAGAACTAAACTCGTTTAATACAGAATTTAATAAAAACAATCAGCTATTTGAATTGAAGCAACAGGAAAAGTCAAGGTTAGAGGGTGAAATAGAAAGACTAAAGCTAACAGACGCTGAACTTGAAACAAAGATAAAGGATTTATCTTCCAGGTTAAGCGAATTGAATGAAAAAATTGAAAAATCTTACGAGAAAAAAGAAAAAAAATCTCTTGAACTAAATGAAATCAAAGAACAACTTGAATATATGCAGGAGGAGTTAAGTGAGATTCAACTGATTGCTGAAAAGAGAAATTCAGTTATTAAAAGCATAGAGAAAGAGCTTGAGTTTATAAAACAGAGGAGAAAAGAAATTGAATTCAGAATGGAAAAGTCCTATCAGGATAAGGAAAATGACAAAAATACAATAGCAACCCTTGAGAAAGAGATTGAAAACCTTAAAACAGAAGCCAATACTATGGTAGATGCATACCGTAAAATTTCAGCAGTATTAACTGAAAAAAAAGAAATCCTTGAAAAAAAGAAAAGTGAATTATCTATTCTTGAAAAAAAGGTTTTTGATTTAAGAAGAAAAGAGGAAGAGTTAACAAAAGCTAAACAGGAAAAGGAAATAAAGAAAGCAGAGTTTAAAGTAAAGTTCAACAATTTAAAGGATTATCAAATTTCTCGTTTTGGTGAGTTTAAATCAGAAAAAACAGAAAATTTTGAAGAACTAAACATTCAGTTTGAAAAACTTTCAAGAAGAATAGAAAACTTCGGTGCAATAAACCTTCTTGCGATTGAAGAGTGTGATGAACAGGAAAAAAGGTATAACTTTTTGATGGAACAGAAAAAAGACCTGGAAAAGTCTATTAAAAACCTTACCAGAGATATTAGAGAGATTGATCAGACAACAAAAACACTTTTTTCAAATGCTTTTGATTTTATTAACAAAAAGTTTGACGAGATTTTCAAAGAATTGTTCGGAGGGGGGAAAGCTTATTTAAAACTTTCGGACGAAGAAAATGTTCTGGATTCAGGAGTTGAGATTTATGCTAAGGTTCCCGGGGAAACGATTAAAAGAATTAGCCTATTGTCAGGGGGAGAGAAGGCTAAGACTGCTCTTGCCTTTGTTTTTGCTCTTTTTGAATACAGGGTTGCCCCTTTGTGTGTTCTTGATGAGGTTGACGCACCATTGGATGAGGCTAATGTTTTGAGATTTGGGAAGTTTTTAAAAAGATATAAAGATAGGGTACAGTTTATTGTGATAACTCACAACAAAACCACTATGGAATTATGTGATTATCTATATGGAGTAACATTGGAGGAACCAGGATGTTCAAAGGTTTTATCGGTAAGACTGGAAGATTATTCTTAATTTTGACAATATGTTTCAACCTAACAGTTTTTTCTTCTCCTATTTCAAGTGAAACATCATACAGTACAAAGGGGAAAAACGAGAAGAGTTTAAACCTGGCAATTGGTTATGTTTCTCTTTCAGGGAACGCTAAAAGTACAACTGGTAGTTTTAAAGTAGATTTTTCATATGTTTTTAAAAAGTTTTATTTTGAAACAAAGGCATACTACATCTTTACAGATGTTACAAATGTGTCCACAGGCCAAACAAATAGAACCGATGAGAAATATTATTTTACTTTCAAATCCAACTATAAAAAAGGAAAGAAAAGTGGTATTTTTGCCAATATTTCCTGGCTTAAAAACAAGCCAGCAGGAATAAATAAGAATCTATCAATAGCGAGTGGTTATTCAAGGATAATTTCAGATAGTAAAAAAAGGAAAGGGAAATTTGGATTGGGCTTTGAAGGTTTTAAAGAGGAAAAAATTATTCAGGATTCAATTAAAACCAATTCCAGTCTTGCTGCGTACTTTGAATTTAGTTTTCAATATGCTTTTAACAATGCAAATAAATTAAAATTTGAAAATGAGACAAGGGTTAATATCTCAGATACAGAGGATTACAGGCTTTTTAACAATATTTCTTACTCATCGTCATTAAATAAAAATATGGCAATAGAATTTAACTATTTGCACCAATTTAAGAATCTTCCTGTTCCAGGTAAAAAGAAAACTGATACCACAACAACGGTAAACATAGTTTTCAGATTTTAGGATTTTAATTTTGTGAGCATTTTAGTTTTTTGTTAAAATGACATTTATAAAAGGGTGCGATTAGGTATAGTTTAAAATATATTTTTCTAATTCAGGAGGTATTATATGAATATTGGAATTCCTGTAGAAATGAGCGGTGATAACAGGCTTGCGTTAACTCCAGAAAGTGTGGCTATATTAAAAGAAACAGGTAATAATATTTTTGTTGAATCAAAAGCAGGTGAAAAAATTCATTTTTTTGATGAAAAATTTGAAAAGGCTGGTGCAAAAATTGTTTTTTCTCATGAAGAAGTTTTTGGAAGGGCAAATCTTCTTGTTAAAGCAGAAAAACTTGCAGAAGAAGAGGCAGACCTAATACAGGAAGAACAAATAATCATGGCTTTCCACCACCTTGCGGTATGTTCTCCTTCAATGATTCAAAAACTGATAGAAAAAAAGGTAACAATAATAGGGTATGAATTAATTGAAGACGAAGAAGGAAATTTGCCTGTTCTTTATCCTACAAGTGAAATTGCAGGTCAGATGAGCATTCAGATAGCGGCTGAATACTTGAAAATTATAAGGGGAGGAAGAGGGATTGTATTAGGGGGAATTCCAGGTGTTCCTCCAGCTGTTATAGTGATTATTGGAGCTGGTACTGTTGGCAGAAACGCCTGTATGGCTGCATTAGGTGCAGGCGCCCAGGTGATTGTTCTGGATAAAGATATTGAGAAATTAAGAGAGATAGAGAGGCTATTCCAAAAAAGGGCGATTACTTCAATCGCAAATAAAAAATCAATAGAAAGAGCTATTTCCCTTGCAGATGTTGTAATAGGAGCAGTTTTAATAAAAGGAGAGAAATCTCCCCATGTTATTACAAAGCAGATGTTAAAAAAGATGAAAAAAGGTTCTCTTATAATAGATCTCTCAATTGACCAGGGTGGCTGCGTTGAAACTTCAAGACCTACTACTCCTCAATCTCCAGTTTATAAGGTGCATGGTATTACCCACTATTGTATTCCCAATATCCCTTCATGTGTAGGGTGGACTGGTACTTTAGCGCTGGACAATGTTTTGTACCCTTATGTTGAGCTTTTAAGTGAATTGGGTCTGGAAAAGGCCTTGCAGAAAAGTTATGCTTTAAGGAAAGGGGTTTATATTTATAGAGGAATACCTATCCATCCAGTTTTAAAGAATGTTTTCGGGTACGCAGTTAAAAACATAGAATCATTGCTCTAAAAAACAAGGAGAAAAAATGACCTGGGTTAAATTATATAACTCCAGGCTTTGCACCCCTGACGATGCTGTTAAAGTTGTAAAGTCTGGAGACCATGTTTATGTTCATCCCGGCGCGTGCACTCCAGAGACTCTTTTAAAAGCACTTACTAAAAGGGCGGATGAGTTGTCAAATGTTGAAATTGCCCACATTCTAACATTTGGGTTTGCTGATTATGCTTATGAAAAATACAAAAAGTCTTTTATCCACAGGGCATTTTTTGTAGGGGCAAATACAAGAAAAGCGGTAAATTCTGGCAATGCCAAATATGTTCCAATTTTTTTAAGTGAAATTCCAAAACTTTTTAAATTAGGGCTTTATCCTATAGATGTTGCTTTAATATCAGTTTCACCTCCAGATGAATTTGGATTTTGCAGTTTAGGGGCCGGGGTGGAAATAACAAAAGCAGCGTGTGATGTCGCAAAGTATATAATTGCAGAGGTTAATCCCAATCAGCCAAGAGCATTAGGGAACAGTTTTATCCATGTGAATAAGATAGATTGTTTCGTTGAGGTAAATACCCCTCTAATGGAGTTAAAAACAGAACCAATGAATTCTGTAACAGACAAAATAGGGCAGTTTTGTGCTGAATTAATTGAGGATGGCTCAACTCTTCAAATGGGGATAGGTTCCATTCCTGATGCTGTTTTACATTATTTAGACGATAAAAAGCATCTTGGAATTCATACAGAAATGTTTTCCGATGGCTTGTTAACCCTGGTTGAAAAAGGAATTATAACCAACGAGAGAAAGTCAATTCACAGAGGCAAATCAGTAGCCACTTTCGCTTTGGGGACTAAAAAACTTTATGATTTTATTAACAATAATCCCCTTTTCGAGTTTCATCCTACTGAATATGGAAATGACCCCTTTATTATTGCACAGAACAAAAAAAATGGTTGCAATAAACTCAGCAATTGAGGTTGATTTAACTGGCCAGGTTTGTGCTGATTCATTAGGTACAAAGATTTACAGTGGGTTTGGTGGCCAGGTTGATTTTATTAGAGGTGCTGCAAGAAGCGAAGGAGGCAAGCCTATAATTGCCCTTCCTTCTACTGCAAAAAACGGAGAAATTTCAAGGATTGTTCCAACTTTAAGACAGGGGGCAGGTGTTGTTACATCCAGAGCAGATGTACATTATGTCGTTACTGAATTTGGAGTTGCTTATCTTTTTGGTAAATCCCTTGAAGAAAGAGCCAAGGCTTTAATTTCTATAGCTCATCCTAAATTTAGAGATAAACTTGAAGAAGATGCAAAAAATCTGGGGTATCTTGTTTAGGGGAGAACTTGCCTTTCTCCCCTTTTTTTAGTATATTTAACCTGTATGAATAAGAATAAAAACCTGATCCAGAAATTTTTTAAATTTATTCTATCAAGTGAAACTATTATTTTTGTATTAAGCATTATTTTTTTGCTAAGTATTTATGACCTATTAAATAAATTTTGGTTCAGCATAGCAGTTTTTCTGGTTTATTCAGGCTATTTTTTGGTAACCGTATATTTAAAAAACAAAAAGGTAAAATCCGCTTTAAATCTTATAGAAAAAAAGTTATCTAAATTCAGTGAGGGAGATTTTAATGTTTTGGTTCATTCTTCAAAAGAAGAAGATGAAATATTAACAAAAGTTAATGAAGATTTAATTAGAATTACAAACAGGTTTGAAAGCATTGTGGCTAATTTAAGGGGGATTACCTCAAATATTAAGGAAAATTCTTACAGAATTGATGACCAATTGGTTGTTTATATTTATGACGCCAAAAATCATATTGAGAGTATAGAGCAAACAGGAAGGCTACTGGAAGAGGTTAAAGATTTATTGGTTAAAATAAATCAGGATACTAAAAATCTTTCAAAACATACCGACAAAACTGTAAAATTTCTTGAAAGTTTTTCAAATCAAAACGAAGACATAAGAATAACAGTAGATTCATTGTCCATGTATATACATGAAAACAAAGAGGCTATGGAACAAATTCAAAAAAATACAAGAAAGGTAACGGAGAATACCGAGAATTTGTCTTCCCTTTCACTTGAAACCTTTAGTGCAATAACCGAAATGGAATCAACCTTTAAAGAAATATCAAAGTATATAGATTACACCCAAAGTTTAACAAGAGAGATTATAAAAATTTCAAAATTAGGAATGAATCAATCTAAAGAAACACTTGTTAGTGTTGAAAAGGTAGGAGAGGTTTTAAATACATTTATTTTGAAAATTAATTTGCTAAAGGAACAATCCTCTAAAATAGAGAGAATTGTTGATGCAATTTCAAGAATAGGTGAAAGAACTAATTTGCTTGCCCTAAACGCTACAATATTTTCACAAAACAGCCAGGGGGATGGCCACGATTTTGAGATAATTACTGAAAAAATAATGGAATTGTCAGAATCTTCAACTATTGCCTTAAAAGAAATATCTCAAATCATTGTCCAGTTTGAGAATGTAATTTTGGAGCTTTCCCAGTTAGGGAAAGAAGGAAGTCAGGCAATGGAAAAAGCTCTAAAAAATATGTATCAAACCACTGAAAATTTTTCTGATATTTCAAATAGATTAAATGAAATAGGTCATCATTTTTACAATATTGCCACTGCTTCAAACGAACATTCTCTTGGAACTCAGCAGATTAGGGATGCCGCACATCAGATAAGTGATTTGTCAGAGGATATTGCAAACTTGATGTCTGCTGAAGATAAGATTGTTGCATATGTAGGAACAAAAACTACTTTTATGTCTGAAATAATTGATAATCTCACTAAATCATTAAATGCTCAGGCAAATAAAGTTCAGGAGTTACTTAAAGAATTTAAAGAGGTTGAAAATTCAACGAGGCGTATTCAGAGGCAAAGTGAGGAGCTTGAGCTTAATAACTCTGTGGCGAGTGGTTCAATAAACAAGATTAAAGAAGGCTTTAACAGGAATTTTAAAAATATTTTAACCATGTCCAATACTTCTCTCTCTTTAAAAAAATACGGAGAATACTTAGGAGAAACAATAGATTTTTTCAGACTACCTTATAGATTTCAGGGGGGAACCTTAAAGGTTTGTGGGATTACCATTCCATATAAAAAATTAGACCCGGCTTTTGCTGAAACCATAGGTGAAACCCAGATAATTGATTTGATTTTTTCAGGCCTTGTTAGGTACAACCATCTTACAAATATTGTGCCTGATTTGTGCACCCATTGGGAAATATCTGACGATGGTTTAAAATATACTTTTTATTTAAGAAAAGATGTGATGTTTCATAATGGTCAGGTTTTTACAGCTAATGATGTTTTAGCTACTTTTAAAAGATTACTGGATAAAAATGTTAACTCTCCAAAGGCTGGTCTTTATTTTTCAATAAAAGGAGCTAAGACTTTTTATGAAGGGCAAACTAATTATTTAGATGGGGTGAAGGTTATTGATGACTATACTGTTCAGTTTGTCCTTGAAAAACCTCTTGTTTTTTCCTTGATTTATTAACTTTAACCGGGGCTAAAATAATATCACAGGCAGATTACCATTCCAATAAAGAAACAGTCTCTCTTGTTGGCACAGGCCCCTTTAAGGTGGAGTTTTTTAATTCAGATACAAAGATTGTTTTAAAGAAAAATGAAATTTATTTTGTTCACAACAGACCTTTTCTTGATAGAGTAATTTTTGATTTAAGCCAGGAAGGAAATAAATATGCTATTGAAAGGTTTGAGAAAAACGAGATTGATTTTATTTTTGCAGGTGAAGAAACGTACCTTAAAAAGATAAATCAGAGAAAAAACTTAAATAAAATAACAGAGACAATCCCTCAAGTTTCTACTTATTTTCTTGCTTTTAACTGTCTAAAAAAACCATTTGATAATCCGAGGATAAGAAAAGCGTTTAACCTTGCAATTGATAGATTTAAAGTTGTTAATGCATTGCCAAAGGATTATGCAATTCCTGCTATCTCAATTGTACCTAATGGAATTTTTACTTATGTATCCAATGTAGGTTCATACAACTACGACCCTGAAAAGGCTGTTAGGATTTTAAAAGAAGAGGGCTTTGATTTTGATAATTTTATTTTTGAATTAACTTTTAGAAAACAGAGTGAAGATATTCCTAATGACATTCTTGCTATAAAAGAGTCTCTTGAAAAAATAAATATCAAAGTAAAATTAAAAGGCCTTGCAAAACACTGGGAATATATAGCTAAAAGAGAATTTGATGCTTTTAGGGTAGGCTGGGTAGCAGATTATCCTGATGCTGATAATTTTATTTTTAACATTTTTAATTCAAATGCCGGAGACCCTTTTTATTTGGGGTATAAGAATGGTATTGTTGACAAGCTAAGTGAAGAGGCAAAGTATGAGATAGAACCGAGGGCAAGGGTTAAACTTTATGCAAAAATTGAACAGATAATTATTGACGATTCTCCTGTTGTTCCACTTTATCACAGAAAAAACATAATTTTGCGCAACCAGAATTTGCAGGGAGTTAAACTTAAAGGGTTTTCTCCACAGGTTGATTTTTCTGAGATTTCTTTTAGAACTTTTAGTTGATAAAATAATAAAGCTTAAAGTAAATAATCCCGCCTATTTCGTGTAATATCAGTCTTAAATACCTTAAAAAAGAACATGAATAAATTTCCTGCTGTTTGTTGTGAAAAAAATAAACTTTAATGTTTGAAAGTTTTTCTTTATTTAGGTAATAGGTTAAGATAATTCGCACTCTTTTTTCATGATACTCAGAAGTAATTATCCCTATTTTCTTGAATTCTGGGTGATTTTTTAAAATTGAAATCAACTCCCTTATATTGTTTTCAGTGCCCCCTAAATTTTCATTGTATCTGTAATTGGAAAGCACTGTGTTACTTTTTTTATTTTGAAAGAAATTATTAGCAATTTTTTTACCTCTATTGTAATCAAGAAAAACAAAGGGAGTTTCAGGAAATTTTTTTAAAAGCATTTTTAGAAATTCTATTCTTTCTTTTGTTGATTTGCCAGGTTTTTTGTTAACAAAACCACCGCTAAAAACAAAATAAATATCAACTTTTTCTATGTTTCTTTTGTTTGTCTCAGAGAGTAATCCCACTATATATTTTCGCGGTATTAAGAGAAATGACAAAAAAAATATGGCTAATAAGATAAAAACTGAGAGAATTACCTTTTTCGCCATACTGAGATAACGCCTTTTAAACCTTTAATCCTGTTAATTAATGCTTCTAATTGCGATTTTGAGCCTATTGAAAAAACAAATCTAAACTGTGCTTGATCTTTAGATTTAATTGACATTCCACTTACCTTTTGAATAGGAATGTTAAGTACTTCGAACACATTTGTTAATTTTGCAAGCATTCCGGTCATGTCCTCAGTTAATATTTCAATTGTTACTGTGAAATTAATGTTCTTGTCTTCAATCCATTCCACTTCAACAAATTTTTCAGGGGTAAGGTTTAATAGTTTGGAAATATTTTTACAGTCTTTTCTATGAATTGTAATCCCTTTTGTTTTTGTTAAATATCCTACAATTTCATCCCCTAAAATAGGATTGCAACACTTTGCCCTTGTTACCAATATATTATCAATTCCTTTAACCCTTATCCTTCTCTCAAATCTAAGTTCTTCTGATAAATCTTTTGGTAAGGTAACTATTTTTTTAGGTTTCTTTTTAATAGAAGGTTCAATTGTTTCAAGAACCTTTATCAAAGGTATGTTTTTCTTGGCAATGTAAAAGTATAAGTCATCAATTGATTTTATTTTGTGTGATTTGAACCTTTGCGCTATTGCTTCAAGGTCAAGTTTTGCAAAAGGAATTTTAAACTTTCTCATTCCCTGCTCGAGTAGTATTTTCCCTTCCTCAATCTTCTCCTGTCTCTCGTGTTCCCTATACCAGGCTTTAATTTTATTTTTTGCTTTATTTGTTTTTACAAATTTTAACCAGTCAAGGCTTGGTTTTCCGTTTGTGTTGGTTAAAATTTCAACAATATTACCATCTTTTAATTCAGTATTTAAAGGAACCAAAATTCCATCAACCTTTGCCCCTGAGCATTGATTTCCTACTTCGGTATGAATAGCATATGCAAAATCAACAGGGGTTGCACCTTCTGGAAGGGATATCGGCTTGCCTTTTGGAGTTAAAACTGTTATATCATGGGTTAAATCACCTAAATTTTCTCTAAAATTCTCAAGAAATTCTTTATCGCTATTCTCTTGAATTTTCAATATAACCTTGCTAATAGCATTATATATTTCAGAGTGTTCAAATGCTGCAACTTTCCCCTGCTTGTATTGCCAGTGTGCCGCAATACCTTCTTCTGCTATTTTGTGCATAGATTCTGTTCTTATCTGTACTTCAAAGTATATACCCTGTTTGTGTATAAGGGTAGTGTGTAATGATTGATATCCGTTTTGTTTAGGTCTTGCTATAAAATCACGCCATCTGTTTGGCATATGAATCCAGTTTGCGTGGATTTCTCCCATTGCTTCATAGCATCTGCTAATATCTTCTTCCTTTATAATAATTCTGAAGGCAAGGAAATCATACACTTCATTTAATGAGATATTTTGTTTTCTTATCTTTCTAAAAATACTGTACAGGTGTTTAATTCTGTGTTGAATATAACATTTTATTCCTTTATCAGTCATAAGTTTTAGAAGTTTTTCATGGATTTCTTCCTGATATTGTTTATAATGCTTTTTTCTCTTTTCCACTTCCTCGGCTAATTTCTGGTATTCTTCCGGCCATAGGTATTTAAAACAGAGGTCTTCAAGTTCGTTTTTAATTCTTCCCATACCTATTGCGTGGGCCAAAGGAGCATAGATATCAAGAGTTTCCTTTGCAATTCTCTTTTGCTTATGCTCTGGCATTGCATCGAGAGTACGCATGTTGTCCAGTCTATCAGCTAATTTAATTATCAAAACTCTTGGATCCTGAGCGATTGAAATTAGCAATTTTCTAAAATTTGCACTTTCTTTTTCCTCTTTACTTACATTTTCAATAGCTGAAACTTTTGTTAAGCCATCAACCAACCTTGCAACTTCTTTTCCAAACTCTTCTTCTATTTCTTCAAGTGGCGTATCAGTGTCTTCAACAACATCGTGCAAAAATGCAGCGGCAATACTCTCAATATCCAGTCTATGACAGGCTACAATATAAGCTACAGAAGTAGGGTGTATTATATAAGGAAGTCCAGATTTTCTTTTAGCAAATTCATGTTTTTTTGAAGCGTATGCAAAGGCTTTTATTAGTAATTCAGGATCTCCATCAGGATGGTACTCTAAGAACTTGTCTATAATATCGTCTAACCTTACGATATTGTATTTATTTTCCATATATTAAATCCTGTAAAAAAAAAATAGGGATAGGATTTAGTCCTATCCCTAAAGAATATAAGTCTGTTACTTAACTTTGTAAACCTTTGTTTCAATAAAGTAGAAAATTGGACTCGC from Thermotomaculum hydrothermale carries:
- a CDS encoding RelA/SpoT family protein produces the protein MENKYNIVRLDDIIDKFLEYHPDGDPELLIKAFAYASKKHEFAKRKSGLPYIIHPTSVAYIVACHRLDIESIAAAFLHDVVEDTDTPLEEIEEEFGKEVARLVDGLTKVSAIENVSKEEKESANFRKLLISIAQDPRVLIIKLADRLDNMRTLDAMPEHKQKRIAKETLDIYAPLAHAIGMGRIKNELEDLCFKYLWPEEYQKLAEEVEKRKKHYKQYQEEIHEKLLKLMTDKGIKCYIQHRIKHLYSIFRKIRKQNISLNEVYDFLAFRIIIKEEDISRCYEAMGEIHANWIHMPNRWRDFIARPKQNGYQSLHTTLIHKQGIYFEVQIRTESMHKIAEEGIAAHWQYKQGKVAAFEHSEIYNAISKVILKIQENSDKEFLENFRENLGDLTHDITVLTPKGKPISLPEGATPVDFAYAIHTEVGNQCSGAKVDGILVPLNTELKDGNIVEILTNTNGKPSLDWLKFVKTNKAKNKIKAWYREHERQEKIEEGKILLEQGMRKFKIPFAKLDLEAIAQRFKSHKIKSIDDLYFYIAKKNIPLIKVLETIEPSIKKKPKKIVTLPKDLSEELRFERRIRVKGIDNILVTRAKCCNPILGDEIVGYLTKTKGITIHRKDCKNISKLLNLTPEKFVEVEWIEDKNINFTVTIEILTEDMTGMLAKLTNVFEVLNIPIQKVSGMSIKSKDQAQFRFVFSIGSKSQLEALINRIKGLKGVISVWRKR